One segment of Cardiocondyla obscurior isolate alpha-2009 linkage group LG15, Cobs3.1, whole genome shotgun sequence DNA contains the following:
- the Emp gene encoding scavenger receptor class B member 1, whose amino-acid sequence MRVHRGICAKLQGSFLRRLWAAIACGVLLIILAAVLAVLFPNLINLVLDKELAIQDGGRTYKFWKEPPVVPRMQIYIYNVTNADEFLNNGEKPALQELGPYVYEQHWEKVDIKFNDNGTVTYKVKKTFFFNSNLSSGSEDDLVVVPNVPMLSATSQSKHAARFLRLAMASIMDILKIKPFVEVSVGQLLWGYEDPLLKLAKDVVPKEQKLPYDQFGLLYGKNSTGSDLYTIFTGSSDIAKFGLLDRWNGKDALGFWTTPECDSVMGTDGSIFPPHITRQTVLKVFDKDLCRTLPLVYQHDVIAAGGIPGYRFSPPKNVFTTAENLPSQQCYCPAGPPCAPEGAFNISLCQYDSPVLLTFPHFYLADPELREAVTGISPPDPEKHEFYIDVQPIMGTTMKARARVQINLAVSQVRDIKQVASFPDIVFPIMYFEDCVDELPEEMRSLIKLVVDLPPVAHAAVSGGLAAIGAIVLLGALMCLARAAKRQEKLHLSNPLPANATSTKSGQLNPAFSK is encoded by the exons ATGAGGGTGCATCGCGGGATCTGCGCCAAACTGCAGGGCAGCTTCCTTAGACGTTTAT GGGCGGCCATCGCATGTGGAGTTTTGCTGATAATTCTAGCCGCTGTTCTGGCGGTACTATTTCCCAATCTCATCAACCTGGTTCTGGACAAAGAGCTCGCGATACAGGACGGCGGGCGCACGTACAAATTCTGGAAGGAGCCGCCGGTCGTGCCGCGTATGCAAATTTACATCTACAACGTGACAAACGCCGACGAGTTTTTGAACAATGGTGAGAAACCAGCCCTGCAAGAGCTAGGCCCGTACGTTTACGAGCAGCATTGGGAAAAAGTAGACATCAAATTCAACGACAATGGCACCGTCACTTACAAAGTCAAGAAGACGTTCTTCTTCAACTCG AACCTGTCGTCCGGTTCCGAGGATGATTTAGTGGTCGTACCGAACGTTCCTATGCTCTCGGCAACAAGCCAGTCGAAACACGCCGCGCGTTTCCTGCGGCTGGCGATGGCGTCTATCATGGACATCCTGAAGATCAAGCCGTTCGTCGAGGTGTCGGTCGGCCAGCTGCTCTGGGGCTACGAGGATCCCTTGCTCAAATTGGCCAAGGATGTCGTGCCGAAGGAGCAAAAGCTGCCGTACGATCAGTTCGGCCTGCTCTACGGCAAAAACTCGACCGGGTCGGATCTGTACACGATATTCACGGGGTCCTCTGACATCGCGAAGTTCGGATTGCTCGACAGGTGGAACGGCAAGGACGCCCTTGGTTTTTGGACCACACCGGAATGCGACTCCGTCATGGGCACCGACGGCAGCATATTCCCGCCTCATATCACGAGGCAAACCGTGCTCAAGGTCTTCGACAAGGACCTCTGCCGGACGTTGCCACTGGTCTATCAG caCGACGTGATAGCTGCCGGAGGAATTCCCGGCTACAGATTCTCGCCGCCGAAAAATGTCTTCACCACGGCAGAAAATTTGCCATCGCAGCAGTGCTATTGTCCAGCTGGACCGCCTTGTGCCCCGGAAGGCGCGTTCAACATCTCTCTATGCCAGTACGATTCCCCGGTTCTCCTCACTTTCCCGCATTTCTACCTTG CCGATCCAGAGTTACGGGAGGCTGTGACGGGCATATCGCCTCCGGATCCCGAGAAGCACGAATTCTACATCGACGTGCAACCGATAATGGGCACGACTATGAAAGCGCGGGCGAGAGTGCAGATAAATCTCGCGGTTAGCCAAGTACGAGACATTAAGCAAGTCGCCTCGTTCCCCGACATCGTCTTCCCTATTATGTATTTCGAGGAT TGCGTCGACGAGCTACCTGAGGAGATGAGGTCTCTGATAAAGCTGGTGGTGGACCTGCCGCCGGTAGCCCACGCCGCAGTTTCCGGCGGCCTGGCCGCGATCGGCGCGATCGTCCTACTCGGTGCACTCATGTGTTTGGCCCGCGCCGCCAAGCGCCAGGAGAAGCTGCACCTGAGCAATCCTCTGCCGGCGAATGCTACGAGCACCAAGAGCGGCCAGCTCAACCCGGCCTTCAGCAAGTAG
- the Spz4 gene encoding protein spaetzle 4 isoform X1 produces MRSIAPFVLQVIALQLTRCQGGGGGGGGGGPSTFGYDASSACSKPYSRTGRAHHEDLPCDFRQQNWCTIAGSSYPWHAVRRFVQENQGLMRRMYGDENYISVLRAEFEKNDIELKYDEYHSHFADDLRHFQYDDYEFMDDDRTRLNEYEGRGFISRSLNDPIAKRMNKFSKLSEYTRPHFRPTERTTSTSTPPSTTTSSISSSTSTSATTILVTRTASSTTPASTSTEEFKTEIFTSSPKFSNATAKITNSDPTVNNTKITTTMTTSSLSSSSLSPPTPSPPSSLSSSSPSPSPSPPPTPSPSPSTSSSSPPSPSPSPLPSASPLPLPSLSPSLSPSSSVIVAQIVKEQNFSINEIPGQNDRIDEDLEELEPEVVSYSEKTTKTTLEEDTTLESVETTMDISTESLVNEEDEEEEIFDAATKITLHEELITSASHEQQQFRPRPEYRPTSTAETSTNTGGQLYQDVAAKDQQVLKLRGINACPVKEEVVAPFWANNTRGEVLALLNLYPFEQYVHWEKCTHENKQMYCREGCRCEQQYRLHRLLAYDPNNECRGIFSDWFKFPSCCVCRCYDLPLEFRVTSRSPRTSHKRRIKVQLPTRNRYP; encoded by the exons ATGAGATCGATCGCACCCTTCGTCCTTCAG GTGATTGCATTGCAACTGACGAGATGCCagggtggcggtggcggtggcggcggcggcgggccgAGCACGTTCGGATACGACGCCTCTTCGGCCTGCAGCAAGCCATACTCGCGCACGGGTCGCGCGCACCACGAGGATCTACCCTGTGACTTTCGCCAACAGAACTGGTGCACGATCGCCGGTAGCTCTTATCCTTG GCACGCGGTACGTCGGTTTGTGCAAGAGAATCAGGGATTAATGAGACGTATGTATGGTGACGAGAATTACATCAGTGTTTTGCGAGCGGAATTCGAAAAGAATGACATCGAGCTAAAATACGATGAGTACCATAGTCACTTTGCCGACGATCTAAG ACACTTTCAATATGATGATTACGAGTTTATGGACGACGATCGAACGAGACTTAATGAATATGAAGGCCGCGGATTTATCAGCCGTTCTCTTAACGATCCCATCGCTAAACGAATGAACAAATTCTCGAAGCTCAGCGAATACACCAGGCCACATTTCAGACCCACCGAACGGACTACCAGTACGTCTACTCCCCCAAGCACGACTACCTCTTCAATTTCGTCTTCGACGTCAACTAGTGCCACAACAATCCTCGTTACACGTACGGCGTCCTCAACGACGCCCGCGTCTACAAGCACAGAAGAGTTCAAGACTGAAATCTTTACAAGTTCTCCAAAGTTTTCAAATGCTACTGCTAAAATTACTAATAGTGATCCTACGGTGAATAACACAAAGATAACGACAACGATGACGACATCGTCATTGTCATCATCATCGTTATCGCCACCAACACCCTCGCCACCATCATCGTTATCGTCATCATCGCCATCGCCATCGCCATCGCCACCGCCAACACCATCGCCATCGCCATCAACATCGTCATCGTCACCGCCATCTCCATCTCCATCTCCATTGCCATCGGCATCACCATTACCATTACCATCTTTATCGCCGTCGCTATCACCATCGTCGAGCGTTATAGTGGCTCAGATCGTCAAGGAACAAAATTTCAGCATTAACGAGATTCCAGGACAAAATGACAGGATCGATGAGGATTTGGAAGAGCTTGAACCAGAAGTGGTATCATATTCAGAGAAAACAACGAAGACAACTCTGGAAGAAGACACAACTTTAGAATCAGTTGAAACGACAATGGATATCTCTACAGAATCACTAGTCAATgaggaagacgaagaagaagaaatttttgacGCTGCTACAAAGATCACTTTACATGAAGAATTAATAACCTCAGCAAGCCACGAGCAACAACAGTTCAGGCCGCGTCCGGAATATCGACCTACAAGCACAGCCGAAACATCGACGAATACTGGAGGACAGCTTTATCAAGATGTTGCAGCGAAAGATCAACAAGTGTTGAAACTTAGAGGAAT AAATGCCTGTCCTGTCAAAGAAGAAGTGGTTGCGCCCTTTTGGGCTAATAATACTCGCGGCGAAGTACTGGCGCTCCTCAATCTGTATCCCTTTGAACAGTATGTGCATTGGGAGAAATGCAC gCACGAGAATAAACAAATGTATTGCCGAGAAGGATGCAGATGTGAGCAGCAATATCGGCTACATCGGTTGCTGGCTTATGATCCCAACAACGAATGCCGTGGCATTTTTAGCGATTGGTTTAAATTTCCCAGCTGTTGCGTCTGCCGTTGTTATGATCTGCCGTTGGAATTTCGGGTGACGTCGCGTTCACCACGTACTTCACACAAACGACGAATTAAGGTGCAATTGCCAACGCGGAACCGTTACCCGTGA
- the Spz4 gene encoding protein spaetzle 4 isoform X2 produces the protein MRRMYGDENYISVLRAEFEKNDIELKYDEYHSHFADDLRHFQYDDYEFMDDDRTRLNEYEGRGFISRSLNDPIAKRMNKFSKLSEYTRPHFRPTERTTSTSTPPSTTTSSISSSTSTSATTILVTRTASSTTPASTSTEEFKTEIFTSSPKFSNATAKITNSDPTVNNTKITTTMTTSSLSSSSLSPPTPSPPSSLSSSSPSPSPSPPPTPSPSPSTSSSSPPSPSPSPLPSASPLPLPSLSPSLSPSSSVIVAQIVKEQNFSINEIPGQNDRIDEDLEELEPEVVSYSEKTTKTTLEEDTTLESVETTMDISTESLVNEEDEEEEIFDAATKITLHEELITSASHEQQQFRPRPEYRPTSTAETSTNTGGQLYQDVAAKDQQVLKLRGINACPVKEEVVAPFWANNTRGEVLALLNLYPFEQYVHWEKCTHENKQMYCREGCRCEQQYRLHRLLAYDPNNECRGIFSDWFKFPSCCVCRCYDLPLEFRVTSRSPRTSHKRRIKVQLPTRNRYP, from the exons ATGAGACGTATGTATGGTGACGAGAATTACATCAGTGTTTTGCGAGCGGAATTCGAAAAGAATGACATCGAGCTAAAATACGATGAGTACCATAGTCACTTTGCCGACGATCTAAG ACACTTTCAATATGATGATTACGAGTTTATGGACGACGATCGAACGAGACTTAATGAATATGAAGGCCGCGGATTTATCAGCCGTTCTCTTAACGATCCCATCGCTAAACGAATGAACAAATTCTCGAAGCTCAGCGAATACACCAGGCCACATTTCAGACCCACCGAACGGACTACCAGTACGTCTACTCCCCCAAGCACGACTACCTCTTCAATTTCGTCTTCGACGTCAACTAGTGCCACAACAATCCTCGTTACACGTACGGCGTCCTCAACGACGCCCGCGTCTACAAGCACAGAAGAGTTCAAGACTGAAATCTTTACAAGTTCTCCAAAGTTTTCAAATGCTACTGCTAAAATTACTAATAGTGATCCTACGGTGAATAACACAAAGATAACGACAACGATGACGACATCGTCATTGTCATCATCATCGTTATCGCCACCAACACCCTCGCCACCATCATCGTTATCGTCATCATCGCCATCGCCATCGCCATCGCCACCGCCAACACCATCGCCATCGCCATCAACATCGTCATCGTCACCGCCATCTCCATCTCCATCTCCATTGCCATCGGCATCACCATTACCATTACCATCTTTATCGCCGTCGCTATCACCATCGTCGAGCGTTATAGTGGCTCAGATCGTCAAGGAACAAAATTTCAGCATTAACGAGATTCCAGGACAAAATGACAGGATCGATGAGGATTTGGAAGAGCTTGAACCAGAAGTGGTATCATATTCAGAGAAAACAACGAAGACAACTCTGGAAGAAGACACAACTTTAGAATCAGTTGAAACGACAATGGATATCTCTACAGAATCACTAGTCAATgaggaagacgaagaagaagaaatttttgacGCTGCTACAAAGATCACTTTACATGAAGAATTAATAACCTCAGCAAGCCACGAGCAACAACAGTTCAGGCCGCGTCCGGAATATCGACCTACAAGCACAGCCGAAACATCGACGAATACTGGAGGACAGCTTTATCAAGATGTTGCAGCGAAAGATCAACAAGTGTTGAAACTTAGAGGAAT AAATGCCTGTCCTGTCAAAGAAGAAGTGGTTGCGCCCTTTTGGGCTAATAATACTCGCGGCGAAGTACTGGCGCTCCTCAATCTGTATCCCTTTGAACAGTATGTGCATTGGGAGAAATGCAC gCACGAGAATAAACAAATGTATTGCCGAGAAGGATGCAGATGTGAGCAGCAATATCGGCTACATCGGTTGCTGGCTTATGATCCCAACAACGAATGCCGTGGCATTTTTAGCGATTGGTTTAAATTTCCCAGCTGTTGCGTCTGCCGTTGTTATGATCTGCCGTTGGAATTTCGGGTGACGTCGCGTTCACCACGTACTTCACACAAACGACGAATTAAGGTGCAATTGCCAACGCGGAACCGTTACCCGTGA